In one Myotis daubentonii chromosome 1, mMyoDau2.1, whole genome shotgun sequence genomic region, the following are encoded:
- the LOC132239675 gene encoding ribonuclease 4-like, whose translation MALQKTLSLLLFSLLTLLGLGLVQPSYGQPMYQRFLRQHVDPTVTGGDVKYCNLMMQRRRMTQFRCKQFNTFIHEDIWNIRSICSTTNIQCKNGKMNCHEGVVSVTDCRDTGSSPAPNCRYGARASTRRVVIACEGNPPVPVHFDR comes from the coding sequence ATGGCTCTCCAGAAGACCCTTTCATTGCTTCTGTTCTCGCTACTGaccctgctggggctggggctggtgcagCCCTCCTATGGCCAGCCCATGTACCAACGATTCCTGCGGCAACATGTGGATCCTACAGTGACAGGTGGCGACGTTAAATACTGTAACTTGATGATGCAAAGACGGAGGATGACTCAGTTTCGTTGCAAGCAGTTCAACACCTTCATCCATGAAGACATCTGGAACATTCGTAGCATCTGCAGCACCACCAACATCCAGTGCAAGAATGGCAAGATGAACTGCCATGAGGGTGTAGTGAGTGTTACAGATTGCAGAGATACAGGAAGTTCCCCAGCCCCCAACTGCAGATatggggccagggccagcactAGGCGTGTTGTCATTGCCTGTGAGGGTAACCCCCCGGTGCCTGTGCACTTTGACAGATAG
- the EDDM3B gene encoding epididymal secretory protein E3-beta yields the protein MSSSLKIPGPLLFLLFPLCGLHVHSQNLSWREFMKQHHLSTSWEFNEYRCNDLMREREAPKDRNYHIFIYTFWHKIEHICIRNWRDRYRNVYIWAQYPFKIIKCYQRNNKKGYKEHRSYSYIEFHCGMNGFVDSIEDIRLLEVISSL from the coding sequence ATGTCCTCCTCTCTGAAGATCCCAGGTCCTCTCTTGTTCCTCCTGTTCCCCTTGTGTGGGCTCCATGTACACAGCCAGAATCTTTCCTGGAGGGAATTCATGAAACAGCACCACCTGAGCACAAGCTGGGAATTCAATGAGTACAGATGCAATGATCtcatgagagaaagagaagctcCAAAAGACAGGAACTATCACATCTTCATCTATACCTTCTGGCACAAAATCGAGCACATATGCATCAGGAACTGGAGAGATCGCTACAGAAATGTATATATATGGGCCCAGTATCCCTTCAAAATAATCAAGTGTTACCAGAGGAATAACAAAAAGGGCTACAAAGAGCACAGGAGTTACAGCTACATTGAATTCCATTGTGGTATGAACGGGTTTGTTGATAGCATAGAGGACATCCGGTTGTTAGAGGTTATCAGTAGCCTCTAA